One window from the genome of Sphaerotilus microaerophilus encodes:
- a CDS encoding phosphotransferase produces the protein MSTATSALPDAAALADWLRAHVRPFHGGVQIEPLTGGQSNPTYRVEAGDHRWVLRRKPPGVLLASAHAVEREYRVMRALADSAVPVPAMHVLCEDAAVLGTPFYVMDFVEGRVFARPDLPGLTPAERAAIFDAMNGVIAALHAVDVDAVGLGDYGRPQNYLARQLDRWTKQYRASETAAGLERHEPMERLIDWLQANRPDDEAVALVHGDFRIDNLIFHPSEPRVLAVLDWELSTLGHPLVDFAYHVMTWRVTPEEFRGLKGHDLAALGIPDEAAYVAAYAQRTGRPGRSGLDGLPNFEYHLAFNMFRMAAILQGILARSRQGSAASADAERTGRQARPMAEAGWRLVQQLEQRRAA, from the coding sequence ATGAGCACCGCGACATCGGCCCTTCCCGACGCCGCTGCGCTGGCCGACTGGCTGCGCGCCCACGTGCGGCCCTTCCACGGGGGCGTACAGATCGAGCCGCTCACCGGCGGGCAGTCCAACCCCACCTACCGCGTGGAGGCCGGCGACCACCGCTGGGTGCTGCGCCGCAAGCCGCCGGGCGTGCTGCTGGCCTCCGCCCACGCGGTGGAGCGCGAGTACCGCGTGATGCGCGCGCTGGCCGACAGCGCCGTGCCGGTGCCGGCGATGCACGTGCTCTGCGAGGACGCGGCGGTGCTGGGCACGCCCTTTTACGTGATGGACTTCGTCGAGGGCCGGGTCTTCGCCCGCCCGGATCTGCCGGGGCTCACGCCCGCCGAGCGCGCGGCGATCTTCGACGCGATGAACGGCGTCATCGCCGCGCTGCATGCGGTGGACGTGGACGCCGTCGGCCTGGGCGACTACGGCCGGCCGCAGAACTACCTCGCCCGCCAGCTCGACCGCTGGACGAAGCAGTACCGGGCGAGTGAAACCGCTGCCGGTCTCGAACGCCACGAGCCGATGGAGCGGCTGATCGACTGGCTGCAGGCCAACCGCCCGGACGATGAGGCGGTGGCGCTGGTGCACGGCGACTTCCGCATCGACAACCTGATCTTCCACCCCAGCGAGCCGCGCGTGCTGGCGGTGCTGGACTGGGAGCTGTCTACCTTGGGCCATCCGCTGGTGGACTTCGCCTACCACGTGATGACCTGGCGCGTGACGCCCGAGGAGTTCCGCGGCCTGAAGGGGCACGACCTGGCGGCGCTGGGCATCCCCGACGAGGCGGCCTACGTCGCGGCCTATGCGCAGCGCACCGGACGCCCTGGCCGCAGCGGTCTCGATGGCTTGCCGAACTTCGAGTACCACCTGGCCTTCAACATGTTCCGCATGGCCGCGATCCTGCAAGGCATCCTGGCGCGCTCCCGCCAGGGCAGCGCCGCCAGTGCGGATGCCGAGCGCACCGGTCGCCAGGCCCGCCCGATGGCCGAGGCCGGCTGGCGCCTGGTGCAGCAGCTCGAACAGCGCCGGGCGGCCTGA
- a CDS encoding SDR family NAD(P)-dependent oxidoreductase, with translation MTAAVDSIVDRFKLAGHVALITGASSGLGRHFAQTLAEAGATVVVAARRVDRLDELVAQLRSQGREAIALAMDVSDAASVKAGFDALAAKGLTADVIVHSAGVAVSRPLLDQTEADWDGVLDTNLKGAWLVAQEGARRLVAAGLSGSIVQIASITGERVAGGVAPYCASKAGLIHLTKALALELARHHIRVNALAPGYIATELNRDFLASSAGEKLRARIPQRSFGRAEDLDGPLLLLASEAGAFITGGVLAVDGGHLVSSL, from the coding sequence ATGACGGCGGCCGTCGATTCCATCGTGGACCGCTTCAAGCTTGCCGGCCACGTCGCGCTGATCACCGGCGCCTCCAGCGGGCTGGGCCGGCACTTCGCGCAGACGCTGGCCGAGGCCGGCGCCACCGTGGTGGTCGCTGCACGCCGCGTCGACCGGCTCGACGAGCTGGTTGCGCAGCTGCGCAGCCAGGGGCGCGAGGCCATCGCACTGGCGATGGACGTGAGCGATGCCGCGAGCGTGAAGGCCGGCTTCGACGCGCTGGCCGCCAAGGGGCTGACGGCGGACGTGATCGTGCACAGCGCCGGTGTGGCCGTGTCCCGCCCGCTGCTGGACCAGACCGAGGCGGACTGGGACGGCGTGCTCGACACCAACCTCAAGGGCGCCTGGCTGGTCGCGCAGGAGGGGGCGCGCCGGCTGGTGGCCGCCGGCCTGTCCGGCAGCATCGTGCAGATCGCCTCGATCACCGGCGAGCGGGTGGCCGGCGGCGTGGCGCCTTATTGCGCCTCCAAGGCCGGGCTGATCCACCTGACCAAGGCGCTGGCGCTGGAGCTGGCGCGCCACCACATCCGGGTCAACGCACTGGCGCCGGGCTACATCGCGACCGAGCTGAACCGGGACTTCCTGGCGTCCAGCGCCGGGGAGAAGCTGCGCGCGCGCATCCCGCAGCGGAGCTTCGGCCGCGCCGAGGACCTGGACGGCCCGCTGCTGCTGCTGGCCAGTGAGGCGGGCGCCTTCATCACCGGCGGCGTGCTGGCGGTGGACGGCGGCCACCTGGTGAGCAGCCTGTGA
- a CDS encoding acyl-CoA dehydrogenase family protein yields MDFNLSPELTELQARIRRFVADEVIPLERDPRCGAHGPDEALREELIGRARRAGLLSPHVAPAYGGLGLSHFGRSIAFEEAGYSLLGPVALNVFAPDEGNMHLLEEVATPAQKEQWLRPLAAGEIRSCFCMTEPAPGAGSDPSMLQTTATPDGDDYVISGRKWFITGADGARLAIIMAMVPGVGATMFLSDMAAPGIVLERNMDTLDRCFPGGHGVVRFDGLRVPASAILGELGQGFRYAQVRLSPARLTHCMRWLGAARRAHDIATDYARQRQAFGQAIGRHEGVGFMLADNEMDLHVSRLTILHCASVLDAGHLALHESSRAKVIVSEAVWRVADRCVQILGGQGTTSETAVARIFADMRAFRIYDGPSEVHRWSLAKHILRGVKPHAAAGGHA; encoded by the coding sequence ATGGACTTCAACCTGTCTCCCGAACTGACCGAGCTGCAGGCGCGCATCCGCCGCTTTGTTGCCGACGAGGTGATCCCGCTGGAGCGCGACCCGCGCTGTGGCGCCCACGGCCCCGACGAGGCGCTGCGCGAGGAGCTGATCGGCCGCGCGCGCCGCGCCGGGCTGCTGTCGCCGCACGTCGCGCCCGCCTATGGCGGCCTGGGCCTGAGCCACTTTGGCCGTTCCATCGCCTTCGAGGAGGCCGGCTATTCGCTGCTCGGCCCGGTGGCGCTGAACGTCTTCGCGCCCGACGAGGGCAACATGCACCTGCTGGAGGAGGTCGCCACCCCGGCCCAGAAGGAGCAGTGGCTGCGCCCGCTGGCCGCCGGCGAGATCCGCTCCTGCTTCTGCATGACCGAGCCGGCGCCCGGCGCGGGCTCGGACCCGTCGATGCTGCAGACCACGGCCACGCCTGACGGCGACGACTACGTCATCTCCGGGCGCAAGTGGTTCATCACTGGCGCGGACGGCGCGCGGCTGGCCATCATCATGGCGATGGTGCCGGGCGTGGGCGCGACGATGTTCCTGTCCGACATGGCGGCGCCCGGCATCGTGCTGGAGCGCAACATGGACACGCTGGACCGCTGCTTCCCGGGCGGCCACGGCGTCGTGCGCTTCGACGGCCTGCGGGTGCCGGCCTCGGCCATCCTGGGCGAGCTGGGCCAGGGCTTCCGTTATGCGCAGGTGCGCCTGTCGCCCGCGCGGCTGACGCACTGCATGCGCTGGCTGGGCGCGGCGCGGCGCGCGCACGACATCGCCACCGACTACGCCCGCCAGCGCCAGGCCTTCGGCCAGGCCATCGGCCGGCACGAGGGTGTGGGCTTCATGCTGGCCGACAACGAGATGGACCTGCACGTCTCGCGCCTGACCATCCTGCACTGCGCCAGCGTGCTGGATGCCGGCCACCTGGCGCTGCACGAATCCAGCCGCGCCAAGGTGATCGTCTCCGAGGCGGTCTGGCGTGTGGCGGACCGCTGCGTGCAGATCCTCGGCGGCCAGGGCACCACCTCCGAGACCGCGGTGGCGCGCATCTTTGCCGACATGCGCGCCTTCCGCATCTATGACGGCCCGAGCGAGGTGCACCGCTGGAGCCTGGCCAAGCACATCCTGCGTGGCGTGAAGCCGCACGCCGCGGCCGGGGGCCACGCATGA
- a CDS encoding thiamine pyrophosphate-binding protein — protein MTTPQISERSAAALVARFLKARGVDRVFALCGGHIMPMWMRLDAEGIRIIDVRDERAAVYMAHAHAELTGSLGVALVTAGPGVTNAMTGIANAFVARAQVLVLSGTPPRGQENRGALQDMVHTDFVRPITRYARTVREPDLLPGELAEALARAAGEGGEPGPVYLDIPVDTQRAEVTPAVQLPELFAPRPLRQIQPDPAEVAAAVELLWSAKRPLVISGRGAKGAGPALRRLLDATGALYLDTGESRGLVSDDHPGVVAAMRGSVMAEADLIVTVGRRLDFQLAYGSPAIFGDAKFLRIADCAAELRDNRRGAAEVFANVAATLEAMLALAAAGKRASATDRAWAQTVRAQHEARAAKLAASMARAEPGSDGLMHPNRLLAALRAALPEDAVVIADGGDFLSFARVGLPAATYLDPGSLGCIGVGTPFGVAAALACPGRTVVVATGDGAFGFNAMEIDTAARHRAPVLIVVANNGSWAIEVRDQQETHGRVVGTRLQFADHAAMARAFGLHGERVERAEDLDGAIRRALGALREGRPALLDVLVTPEAASSDAKSGLAWVPDLQALGAWDDAEKNWRAASRTN, from the coding sequence ATGACCACTCCCCAGATCTCTGAACGCAGCGCCGCGGCGCTGGTGGCACGCTTCCTGAAGGCGCGCGGCGTGGACCGCGTCTTCGCGCTCTGCGGCGGCCACATCATGCCGATGTGGATGCGCCTGGACGCCGAGGGCATCCGCATCATCGACGTGCGCGACGAGCGCGCCGCCGTCTACATGGCCCACGCCCATGCCGAACTCACCGGCAGCCTGGGCGTCGCGCTGGTCACCGCCGGCCCGGGTGTGACGAATGCGATGACCGGCATTGCCAACGCCTTTGTGGCGCGCGCTCAGGTCCTGGTACTCAGCGGCACGCCGCCGCGCGGCCAGGAGAACCGCGGCGCGCTGCAAGACATGGTGCACACCGACTTCGTGCGCCCGATCACCCGCTACGCCCGCACCGTGCGCGAACCCGACCTGCTGCCCGGCGAGCTGGCTGAGGCGCTGGCCCGCGCCGCTGGCGAAGGCGGCGAGCCCGGCCCGGTGTACCTGGACATCCCGGTGGACACCCAGCGTGCCGAGGTCACGCCCGCAGTGCAGCTGCCCGAGCTCTTTGCACCCCGCCCGCTGCGCCAGATTCAGCCCGACCCGGCCGAGGTGGCCGCCGCCGTCGAGCTGCTCTGGTCGGCCAAGCGCCCGCTGGTGATCTCCGGCCGCGGGGCCAAGGGGGCGGGCCCGGCGCTGCGCCGCCTGCTGGACGCCACCGGCGCGCTCTACCTGGACACCGGCGAAAGCCGCGGCCTCGTGAGCGACGATCACCCCGGCGTGGTCGCGGCGATGCGTGGCTCGGTGATGGCTGAGGCGGACTTGATCGTCACCGTCGGCCGCCGGTTGGACTTCCAGCTCGCCTATGGCTCGCCAGCCATCTTCGGCGACGCGAAGTTCCTGCGCATCGCCGACTGCGCCGCCGAGCTGCGCGACAACCGCCGCGGCGCGGCCGAGGTCTTCGCCAACGTTGCCGCCACGCTGGAGGCCATGCTGGCCCTGGCCGCTGCGGGCAAGCGCGCATCCGCCACCGACCGCGCCTGGGCGCAGACTGTGCGTGCCCAGCACGAGGCCCGCGCCGCCAAGCTGGCCGCCTCGATGGCCCGGGCCGAGCCCGGCAGCGACGGCCTGATGCACCCCAACCGACTGCTCGCCGCCCTGCGCGCGGCACTGCCCGAGGACGCGGTGGTGATCGCCGACGGCGGCGACTTCCTCAGCTTCGCCCGCGTCGGCCTGCCGGCCGCCACCTACCTCGACCCCGGCTCGCTGGGCTGCATCGGCGTGGGCACGCCCTTTGGCGTTGCCGCGGCGCTGGCCTGCCCGGGCCGCACGGTGGTGGTGGCCACGGGCGACGGCGCCTTCGGCTTCAACGCGATGGAGATCGACACCGCTGCCCGGCACCGCGCGCCGGTGCTGATCGTGGTGGCCAACAACGGCAGCTGGGCCATCGAGGTGCGCGACCAGCAGGAGACGCACGGCCGTGTGGTGGGCACGCGGCTGCAGTTCGCCGACCACGCGGCGATGGCACGCGCCTTCGGGCTGCACGGCGAGCGCGTCGAGCGCGCCGAGGACCTGGACGGCGCCATCCGCCGGGCGCTGGGCGCGCTGCGCGAGGGCCGACCTGCGCTGCTTGATGTGTTGGTGACACCCGAAGCGGCCTCCTCGGATGCCAAATCGGGCCTGGCCTGGGTGCCGGACCTGCAGGCCCTCGGCGCCTGGGACGACGCCGAGAAGAACTGGCGCGCTGCCTCCCGAACGAACTGA
- a CDS encoding AMP-binding protein, with amino-acid sequence MNHLLTVADAVATHARLHPHKIGARDSRRALTFAQWHDRATRLANGLRAQGLDKGDRVALLAYNCVEWMELYTALARAGLVAVPINFRLTAPEIAYIASHSEARAFIVQDELVERVAPIRAELAAIDAGGWIHFGAADGAQTPAGWQSYEALIAAASDLEPAVQVLPGDMSALMYTSGTTGKPKGAMRSHEGSTLIALATALEMRFTRDDTALLVMPMCHANSLYFSHTFTHLGATCVIDDRRSFDPEALLATLAREKVTFTSLVPTHYIMMLALPPAVKAQYDVSAVEKLMISSAPARRDTKLAILDFFRNGKLHELYGSTEAGWVTLLRPEEQLERLGTVGREWAGSGAIRLLDADGQEVPDGEVGELFSRTAYVFDGYWKNPEKTAEAFRGEWCSVGDMARRDADGYITLVDRKSNMIISGGENVYPSEVESILGAHPAIQDVAVIGVPHDKWGEAVEAVAVLHAGQPLDERELLDWCRSRMAGFKRPQAIRFVADADMPRTATGKILHRVLRDRLISLATQATQSTQTTQTAQTTEVARAPQTARVEA; translated from the coding sequence ATGAACCACCTGCTCACCGTGGCCGACGCCGTGGCCACCCACGCCCGGCTGCACCCGCACAAGATCGGTGCCCGCGACTCGCGCCGCGCCCTGACCTTCGCGCAATGGCACGACCGCGCCACCCGCCTGGCCAACGGCCTGCGCGCGCAGGGCCTGGACAAGGGCGACCGCGTCGCCCTGCTGGCCTACAACTGCGTGGAGTGGATGGAGCTGTACACCGCGCTGGCGCGCGCCGGGCTGGTGGCCGTGCCGATCAACTTCCGCCTCACCGCGCCGGAGATCGCCTACATCGCCAGCCACAGCGAGGCGCGCGCCTTCATCGTGCAGGACGAGCTGGTCGAGCGCGTGGCGCCCATCCGCGCCGAGCTGGCGGCCATCGACGCTGGCGGCTGGATCCACTTCGGCGCGGCCGATGGCGCCCAGACGCCCGCCGGCTGGCAGTCCTATGAGGCGCTGATCGCCGCCGCCTCGGACCTGGAGCCCGCCGTGCAGGTGCTGCCCGGCGACATGAGCGCGCTGATGTACACCTCCGGCACCACCGGCAAGCCCAAGGGGGCGATGCGCAGCCACGAGGGCAGCACGCTGATCGCCCTGGCCACCGCGCTGGAGATGCGCTTCACCCGCGACGACACCGCGCTGCTGGTGATGCCGATGTGCCACGCCAACTCGCTGTACTTCAGCCACACCTTCACGCACCTGGGCGCCACCTGCGTGATCGACGACCGCCGCAGCTTCGACCCCGAGGCGCTGCTGGCCACCCTGGCGCGCGAAAAGGTCACCTTCACCTCGCTGGTGCCCACCCACTACATCATGATGCTGGCGCTGCCTCCAGCCGTGAAGGCGCAGTACGACGTCAGCGCGGTTGAGAAGCTGATGATCTCCTCGGCCCCGGCGCGCAGGGACACCAAGCTCGCCATCCTCGACTTCTTCCGCAACGGCAAGCTGCACGAGCTCTACGGCAGCACCGAGGCCGGCTGGGTGACGCTGCTGCGCCCGGAAGAGCAGCTCGAGCGCCTGGGCACGGTGGGGCGCGAATGGGCCGGCTCCGGCGCCATCCGCCTGCTCGACGCCGACGGCCAGGAGGTGCCCGACGGCGAGGTGGGCGAGCTCTTCTCGCGCACCGCCTACGTCTTCGACGGCTACTGGAAGAACCCGGAGAAGACGGCCGAAGCCTTCCGCGGCGAGTGGTGCTCGGTCGGCGACATGGCCCGGCGCGACGCCGACGGCTACATCACCCTCGTGGACCGCAAGAGCAACATGATCATCAGCGGCGGCGAGAACGTCTACCCCTCCGAGGTGGAGAGCATCCTCGGCGCCCACCCGGCGATCCAGGACGTGGCGGTGATCGGCGTGCCGCACGACAAGTGGGGCGAGGCGGTCGAGGCCGTCGCGGTGCTGCACGCCGGCCAGCCGCTCGACGAGCGCGAGCTGCTCGACTGGTGCCGCTCCCGCATGGCCGGCTTCAAGCGCCCGCAGGCGATCCGCTTCGTCGCCGACGCCGACATGCCCCGCACCGCCACCGGCAAGATCCTGCACCGCGTGCTGCGCGACCGGCTGATCAGCTTGGCAACCCAGGCGACCCAATCGACCCAAACAACCCAAACGGCCCAAACGACCGAGGTGGCCCGGGCCCCTCAGACAGCGCGGGTGGAGGCCTGA
- a CDS encoding GntR family transcriptional regulator: MKVLASQPNLVEQVQQAVLDEITAGRLSPGDRVIQEQVAQALGVSRQPVQQALMLLRNQGVLQDASGRGLIVAPLDAEYIRHMYAMRAVLEGLAARRAAECGADRAAKLGPPLIDAGRRAVAAGSVTKMIAADTRFHELLYALSGNTLVAPALATHLTYTQRVMGGVLGGDEKPADIWREHEDILAAICAGDGERAEALARRHITEASAFLVARLGAGVVPAG, encoded by the coding sequence ATGAAAGTCCTGGCCAGCCAGCCCAACCTGGTCGAGCAGGTCCAGCAGGCCGTGCTCGACGAGATCACCGCCGGGCGCCTGTCACCCGGTGACCGCGTCATCCAGGAGCAGGTCGCGCAGGCCCTGGGCGTCTCGCGCCAGCCGGTGCAGCAGGCCCTGATGCTGCTGCGCAACCAGGGCGTGCTGCAGGACGCCTCGGGCCGCGGCCTCATCGTCGCGCCGCTGGACGCCGAGTACATCCGCCACATGTACGCCATGCGTGCCGTACTGGAGGGCCTGGCCGCCCGCCGCGCCGCCGAATGCGGTGCCGACCGTGCGGCCAAACTCGGCCCCCCGCTCATCGACGCCGGCCGCCGCGCCGTGGCCGCCGGCTCCGTCACCAAGATGATCGCCGCCGACACGCGCTTTCACGAACTGCTCTACGCCCTCTCCGGCAACACCCTGGTGGCGCCCGCCCTGGCCACCCACCTGACCTACACCCAGCGCGTGATGGGCGGCGTGCTCGGCGGCGACGAGAAGCCGGCCGACATCTGGCGCGAACACGAGGACATCCTCGCCGCGATCTGCGCGGGCGACGGCGAGCGGGCCGAGGCGCTGGCGAGGAGGCACATCACGGAGGCGTCGGCTTTTTTGGTGGCGAGGTTGGGGGCGGGGGTGGTTCCGGCTGGCTGA
- a CDS encoding GTPase family protein, with amino-acid sequence MNPHLTREQITQEISKRVNRIRSYTPKVGVFGNSGVGKSSLCNALFGREVAKISDVEACTRKPQEILVGSEDGGIILVDVPGVGEDPDHQKEYTALYKSLVPELDLVLWAIKADDRNYASALDSYKDVFSSTDKAPPVLFVITQTDKTNDTEDWDHLEYMPGGTQCGNIAIKENDVSRRFDVPANRVISIAVSKKGRFYNLKDLVELVVAALPNEKKYSFTREAKKEIVSEEARRGAEKGIWDSVRDFAGEAWDSIKETAFNVIVASAPKIISSIGSWLRGWW; translated from the coding sequence ATGAACCCACATCTGACAAGAGAGCAAATTACTCAAGAGATTTCCAAGAGAGTAAATAGAATTCGCTCCTACACACCAAAAGTTGGTGTGTTTGGAAATTCTGGAGTTGGGAAGTCTAGTTTGTGCAATGCACTTTTTGGGAGAGAAGTTGCGAAAATTTCTGATGTGGAGGCATGCACTCGCAAGCCTCAAGAGATTCTCGTTGGCTCCGAGGATGGTGGGATAATTCTTGTCGATGTTCCGGGCGTAGGTGAAGACCCTGATCACCAAAAAGAATATACCGCTTTGTATAAGAGTTTGGTTCCTGAGCTCGATTTGGTGCTCTGGGCAATTAAGGCGGATGATCGAAATTATGCATCGGCCTTGGATTCATATAAGGATGTGTTTTCTTCGACGGATAAGGCTCCACCTGTTCTATTCGTGATAACCCAAACCGACAAGACCAATGACACGGAAGACTGGGATCATCTAGAATACATGCCGGGTGGCACGCAATGCGGAAATATTGCAATAAAGGAAAATGACGTCTCTAGGCGTTTTGATGTTCCTGCGAATAGAGTAATTTCCATCGCAGTTTCCAAGAAAGGGCGCTTCTACAATCTAAAAGATCTTGTTGAACTGGTCGTTGCGGCACTCCCAAACGAAAAAAAATACTCATTCACACGAGAAGCAAAAAAAGAAATTGTAAGCGAAGAAGCAAGAAGAGGCGCTGAAAAGGGCATTTGGGATTCTGTAAGGGATTTTGCGGGAGAGGCTTGGGATTCGATTAAAGAAACGGCATTCAATGTGATCGTCGCTTCTGCGCCAAAAATAATTTCGTCCATTGGAAGTTGGCTTAGGGGTTGGTGGTAG
- a CDS encoding pyridoxal-phosphate dependent enzyme, with protein sequence MAIHIQTPLVESDAFSTPASRLWLKLEALQPSGSFKLRGVGHACAVHAQRGARRLLSSSGGNAGLAVAHAGRRLGLPVLVVVPETTLEWPQALMRRQGAQVVVHGASWMEANEHLMALRQPSDAFIHPFDDPLLWDGHASLITEAAAQGPKPDAVVLSVGGGGLMAGVLQGMHAVGWADVPLVAVETVGAASLHAAVAAGQPVTLDGITSVATSLGARRVSDRAFQWTREHEVISVTVSDAEAVQACLDVAREHRLIVEPACGAAVAAATQRAVPLLRDAANVLVVLCGGACTTYEDLQRLARAVPTDGNVPAADTAERP encoded by the coding sequence ATGGCCATTCACATTCAGACCCCGCTCGTCGAATCCGATGCCTTCAGCACCCCTGCTTCGCGCCTGTGGCTGAAGCTGGAGGCGCTGCAGCCCAGCGGCTCGTTCAAGTTGCGCGGCGTCGGGCACGCCTGCGCGGTCCATGCGCAGCGCGGGGCGCGGCGCCTGCTGTCGTCGTCGGGCGGCAATGCGGGCCTGGCGGTCGCGCACGCTGGGCGGCGGCTCGGGCTGCCGGTGCTGGTCGTCGTACCGGAGACGACGCTGGAGTGGCCCCAGGCGCTGATGCGCCGGCAGGGGGCGCAGGTCGTGGTGCACGGCGCGAGCTGGATGGAGGCGAACGAGCACCTGATGGCGCTGCGCCAGCCCAGCGACGCCTTCATCCACCCCTTCGACGACCCGCTGCTGTGGGACGGCCATGCCTCCCTCATCACCGAGGCGGCCGCGCAGGGCCCCAAGCCGGACGCCGTAGTGCTGTCGGTCGGCGGGGGCGGGTTGATGGCCGGCGTGCTGCAGGGCATGCACGCGGTGGGCTGGGCCGATGTGCCGCTGGTGGCGGTGGAGACGGTTGGCGCCGCTTCGCTGCACGCCGCGGTGGCCGCGGGGCAGCCCGTGACGCTGGACGGAATCACCAGCGTGGCCACCTCGCTGGGTGCGCGGCGTGTGAGCGACCGGGCCTTTCAGTGGACCCGGGAGCACGAGGTGATCAGCGTCACCGTGTCGGACGCCGAGGCGGTTCAGGCCTGCCTGGATGTGGCCCGGGAGCACCGCCTCATCGTCGAGCCGGCCTGCGGCGCGGCGGTGGCCGCGGCCACGCAGCGGGCGGTGCCTCTGCTGCGGGACGCGGCGAACGTGCTGGTCGTCCTCTGCGGCGGCGCCTGCACGACCTATGAGGATTTGCAGCGACTGGCCCGCGCGGTGCCCACCGACGGCAACGTGCCTGCGGCCGACACCGCCGAGCGCCCCTAG
- the yjjJ gene encoding type II toxin-antitoxin system HipA family toxin YjjJ, translated as MPTAADHLGERARSALRRGVRTARELMAELGVSQPTLSRALRTLEADLVPIGAARSIQYALRDATRQDLQVRVHRISAAGQLEELGTLVPVHPEGFVLLQADGRRVHSDGLPWWLFDLRPQGYLGHAYNLQHGARLGLPTRLTDWNDRHVLCALLQQGDDLPGHLLLGDAARDRFVHAPTPQPIDLSGKAQAYAELAAAAARGELPGSSAGGEQPKFTAYAQREEGAAHVIVKFTALTDSPVSERWRDLLLAEHLALEVLHHHGVAAARSALLDQGTQRFLEVRRFDREGPLGRRALYSVQALAAEFVGLAGNWPQVVRALAREGVVERQAVAQAELLWAFGTLIANTDMHGGNLSFLAEQGQPFQLAPAYDMTCMAFAPTAGGDLPARDLNPTLSNEVPASAWQRALPMAEDWLDRLRHSTALSAGFAPCLDALTAHLDTARTRVARLADASTAGTGP; from the coding sequence ATGCCGACAGCCGCCGATCACTTGGGAGAACGCGCTCGATCCGCCCTGCGGCGGGGCGTCCGCACAGCGCGGGAGCTGATGGCAGAGCTGGGTGTGAGCCAACCCACCTTGTCACGCGCCCTTCGCACGCTCGAAGCCGACCTCGTGCCGATCGGCGCTGCAAGATCTATTCAATACGCCCTGCGCGACGCGACCCGCCAGGACCTGCAGGTGCGGGTGCATCGGATCTCGGCCGCCGGTCAGTTGGAAGAACTCGGCACGCTCGTGCCCGTGCACCCCGAAGGCTTCGTGCTGCTGCAGGCCGACGGTCGGCGCGTGCACAGTGACGGTCTGCCCTGGTGGCTGTTCGACCTGCGGCCGCAGGGCTACCTGGGCCATGCCTACAACCTGCAGCACGGCGCCCGGCTGGGCCTGCCCACCCGCCTGACGGACTGGAACGACCGCCACGTCCTGTGCGCCCTGCTGCAGCAAGGCGATGACCTGCCGGGCCACCTCCTGCTCGGTGACGCGGCCCGCGATCGCTTTGTCCACGCACCTACTCCCCAGCCGATCGACCTGAGCGGCAAGGCCCAGGCCTATGCCGAGCTGGCGGCGGCGGCGGCGCGGGGCGAACTGCCAGGTTCGTCCGCGGGCGGCGAGCAACCCAAGTTCACCGCCTACGCGCAACGCGAGGAAGGTGCGGCGCACGTCATTGTCAAATTTACCGCCCTCACCGACTCGCCGGTCAGTGAGCGCTGGCGCGACTTGCTGCTGGCCGAGCATCTGGCCCTGGAAGTCCTGCACCACCACGGCGTCGCTGCGGCCCGCTCCGCCCTGCTGGACCAGGGTACTCAGCGTTTTCTGGAAGTCCGCCGCTTTGACCGCGAGGGCCCCCTCGGCCGCAGGGCCTTGTATTCGGTGCAGGCGCTGGCCGCCGAGTTTGTGGGCCTGGCGGGAAACTGGCCCCAGGTGGTGCGCGCACTGGCCCGTGAAGGCGTGGTCGAGCGCCAAGCGGTGGCGCAGGCCGAACTGCTGTGGGCCTTCGGCACGCTGATCGCGAACACCGACATGCATGGAGGGAACCTGTCCTTCCTGGCGGAACAGGGGCAGCCCTTTCAGCTGGCGCCGGCCTACGACATGACCTGCATGGCCTTTGCGCCGACCGCCGGGGGGGATCTGCCAGCTCGGGACCTGAATCCGACCCTCAGCAACGAGGTTCCCGCTTCGGCCTGGCAACGGGCCCTGCCCATGGCCGAAGACTGGCTCGACCGACTGCGCCACAGCACTGCCTTGAGCGCCGGCTTTGCGCCCTGCCTCGACGCCCTGACTGCCCATCTGGACACGGCCCGTACGCGCGTGGCCCGACTGGCGGACGCATCCACTGCAGGCACCGGCCCGTGA